A window of Ruania suaedae contains these coding sequences:
- the narJ gene encoding nitrate reductase molybdenum cofactor assembly chaperone codes for MRTRNRTRLSAQELSVAWQSASLLLGYPDEELLGRLDLVRGASHELPGRVGEPLRACVTCLEGVPLTELESDYVGSFDTRRRHNLFLTYFAHGDTRKRGMALLRFKQTYLASGFELTATELPDHLCVVLEYAATIDREQGRQLLLDHRAGLELLRIALGESGSRWAGAVEAVTATLPPLQGEEWDAVRRLAAEGPPEEEVGLTPYETPAFDPGPARPDGPVPLPMPAFRAPATRGAR; via the coding sequence ATGAGAACCCGCAACAGGACCCGGCTGAGCGCCCAGGAGTTGAGCGTCGCCTGGCAGTCGGCGTCGCTGCTGCTCGGCTACCCCGACGAGGAGCTCCTCGGCCGGCTCGACCTGGTCCGAGGGGCTTCGCACGAGCTTCCCGGCCGAGTGGGTGAGCCGCTGCGGGCCTGCGTCACCTGCCTCGAAGGGGTGCCGCTGACCGAGCTGGAGAGCGATTACGTCGGATCCTTCGATACCCGGCGCCGGCACAACCTGTTCCTCACCTACTTCGCCCACGGTGACACGCGCAAACGGGGGATGGCTCTGCTGCGATTCAAGCAGACCTACCTCGCCTCCGGCTTCGAGCTAACCGCCACCGAGCTGCCCGACCACCTGTGTGTCGTGTTGGAGTACGCCGCCACGATCGACCGCGAGCAGGGCCGTCAGCTGCTGCTCGACCACCGGGCCGGTCTCGAGTTGCTGCGGATCGCGCTCGGCGAGTCCGGCTCTCGCTGGGCCGGTGCCGTCGAGGCGGTCACCGCCACGCTGCCGCCGCTGCAGGGTGAGGAGTGGGACGCCGTCCGCCGGCTCGCGGCCGAAGGTCCGCCCGAGGAGGAAGTCGGTCTCACGCCGTACGAGACCCCCGCTTTCGACCCGGGCCCGGCCCGACCCGACGGACCGGTCCCGCTGCCGATGCCGGCGTTCCGTGCACCGGCCACCCGAGGAGCACGCTGA
- the narH gene encoding nitrate reductase subunit beta, with protein sequence MKVMAQMAMVMNLDKCIGCHTCSVTCKQAWTNRTGTEYVWFNNVETRPGQGYPRTYEDQERWKGGWELSRRGRLKLKDGGRFKKLATIFFNPKMPSIEDYYEPWTYDYSTLTDAPAQEHTPVARPKSLLSGKDMKITWSSNWDDNLGGSAATLEHDPMLKKIADKVKFEFEQTFMFYLPRICEHCLNPSCAASCPSGAIYKREEDGIVLVDQDRCRGWRMCISGCPYKKVYFNHKTGKAEKCTFCFPRIEVGLPTVCAETCVGRLRYIGLMLYDADKVLEAATTTDETGLYEAQREVFLDPNDPEVQQEAEKAGIPRDWVQAAQRSPIYALINRFKVALPLHPEYRTMPMVWYIPPLSPVVDVVKDTGFDAEDKGNLFAAIDALRIPIEYLAELFTAGDVAPVDAVLQKLAAMRSYMRDINMGREPDASIPAAVGMSEEEMYDMYRLLAIAKYDERYVIPTAHAEQAHSLEELGTECSVSAYGGGNPEIFGEGSGGLTPIAVENFQMLQDRQTSDTIVSPADKANRVNLLNWDGKGAPSGLFPPRPDGPEPDPDTSPPDTSEDGATGPGGTAGLTGGADHR encoded by the coding sequence ATGAAGGTCATGGCGCAGATGGCGATGGTGATGAACCTCGACAAGTGCATCGGGTGCCACACCTGCTCGGTCACGTGCAAGCAGGCGTGGACCAACAGGACCGGCACTGAGTACGTCTGGTTCAACAACGTGGAGACCCGGCCGGGGCAGGGCTATCCCCGCACTTACGAGGACCAGGAGCGGTGGAAGGGCGGGTGGGAGCTCAGCAGGCGCGGTCGGCTCAAGCTCAAGGACGGTGGACGGTTCAAGAAGCTGGCGACGATCTTCTTCAACCCGAAGATGCCATCGATCGAGGACTACTACGAGCCGTGGACCTACGACTACTCGACCTTGACCGACGCGCCGGCGCAGGAGCACACGCCGGTCGCCCGGCCCAAGTCGCTGCTGTCGGGCAAGGACATGAAGATCACCTGGTCGTCCAACTGGGACGACAACCTCGGGGGCTCCGCGGCGACGCTCGAGCACGATCCGATGCTCAAGAAGATCGCCGACAAGGTGAAGTTCGAGTTCGAGCAGACGTTCATGTTCTACCTGCCGCGGATCTGCGAGCACTGCCTCAACCCCTCGTGCGCGGCGTCGTGCCCAAGCGGGGCGATCTACAAGCGCGAGGAGGACGGCATCGTCCTGGTCGACCAGGACCGCTGCCGTGGTTGGCGGATGTGCATCTCGGGGTGCCCGTACAAGAAGGTCTACTTCAACCACAAGACCGGCAAGGCCGAGAAGTGCACGTTCTGCTTCCCGCGGATCGAGGTCGGTCTACCGACCGTATGCGCCGAGACCTGCGTCGGCCGGCTCCGCTACATCGGCCTGATGCTCTACGACGCCGACAAGGTACTCGAGGCGGCGACCACGACCGACGAGACCGGTCTCTACGAGGCGCAGCGCGAGGTCTTCCTGGACCCGAATGACCCCGAGGTGCAGCAGGAGGCGGAGAAAGCGGGGATCCCGCGGGACTGGGTACAGGCCGCCCAGCGCTCGCCGATCTACGCTCTGATCAACCGGTTCAAGGTCGCGCTGCCGCTGCATCCGGAGTACCGGACGATGCCGATGGTTTGGTACATCCCACCACTCTCGCCGGTCGTCGACGTGGTCAAGGACACGGGCTTCGACGCCGAGGACAAGGGCAACTTGTTCGCAGCCATCGACGCGCTCCGGATCCCGATCGAGTACCTCGCCGAGCTGTTCACGGCCGGCGACGTCGCCCCGGTCGACGCGGTGCTGCAGAAACTTGCGGCCATGCGTTCCTACATGCGCGACATCAACATGGGCCGCGAGCCGGACGCCTCGATCCCGGCGGCAGTCGGGATGAGCGAGGAGGAGATGTACGACATGTACCGTCTCCTCGCGATCGCCAAGTACGACGAGCGCTACGTCATCCCGACCGCGCACGCGGAGCAGGCGCACTCTCTGGAAGAACTGGGCACCGAGTGCTCGGTCAGTGCGTACGGCGGCGGCAACCCGGAGATTTTCGGCGAGGGGTCTGGCGGTCTGACGCCCATCGCGGTCGAGAACTTCCAGATGCTCCAGGACCGGCAGACCTCCGACACGATCGTCTCACCGGCCGACAAGGCCAACCGGGTGAACCTGCTCAACTGGGACGGCAAGGGCGCACCTAGCGGCCTGTTCCCGCCCAGACCCGACGGACCGGAGCCTGACCCGGACACCTCGCCGCCGGACACGAGCGAAGACGGGGCGACGGGTCCCGGCGGCACCGCTGGTCTCACCGGAGGGGCTGACCACCGATGA
- a CDS encoding cupin domain-containing protein: MYSTSLATLIEDHLATAHEHSAGRSAHTVYGGQGHALRQTLIALVGGRRLGEHESPGEATLQVLRGSVRLHAGEDTWEGGAGDYLVIPPARHDLEALGDAVVLLTVALHGVPGT, encoded by the coding sequence ATGTACAGCACCTCCCTGGCTACCCTCATTGAGGACCACCTGGCGACCGCGCACGAGCACAGCGCCGGCCGCAGCGCGCACACCGTGTACGGCGGGCAAGGCCACGCGCTGCGCCAGACCCTGATAGCCCTCGTCGGGGGTCGCCGCCTCGGTGAGCACGAGAGCCCGGGCGAGGCCACGCTGCAGGTGCTCCGAGGCTCGGTCAGGCTGCACGCAGGTGAGGACACTTGGGAAGGCGGCGCGGGTGACTACCTCGTGATCCCGCCCGCGCGGCATGACCTGGAGGCCCTTGGGGATGCTGTGGTACTGCTGACCGTAGCCCTGCACGGGGTGCCGGGGACCTGA
- the narI gene encoding respiratory nitrate reductase subunit gamma: protein MDVFLWVIVPYLCLATFVVGHFWRYRYDKFGWTTRSSQLYEDRLLRLGSPMFHFGMLGVVGGHVIGLLVPRSWTAAVGIDDHIYHYVAVIGGLIAGALTVVGMVILIYRRRTVGPVFSATTMMDKVMYLFLAVVIVLGMWNTIAGSIFTIGGEYNYREGVSVWYRSFLAFQPDAALMAEAPIGFQLHALTAFGLFALWPFTRLVHVFSAPVGYLTRPYIVYRTRDDATLGSRSSRRGWDRTSR from the coding sequence ATGGATGTCTTCCTGTGGGTGATCGTGCCCTACCTGTGCCTCGCGACTTTCGTGGTCGGCCACTTCTGGCGCTACCGCTACGACAAGTTCGGCTGGACCACGCGGTCCTCGCAGCTCTACGAGGACCGGCTGCTGCGCCTCGGCAGCCCGATGTTCCACTTCGGGATGCTCGGAGTGGTCGGCGGCCACGTCATCGGCCTGCTGGTGCCACGGTCGTGGACTGCCGCAGTCGGCATTGACGACCACATCTACCACTACGTCGCTGTCATCGGCGGCCTCATCGCCGGCGCCCTGACCGTGGTCGGAATGGTCATCCTGATCTACCGCCGACGCACGGTAGGACCGGTCTTTTCCGCGACGACGATGATGGACAAGGTGATGTACCTCTTCCTAGCCGTCGTGATCGTGCTGGGCATGTGGAACACAATCGCCGGATCCATCTTCACCATCGGCGGGGAGTACAACTACCGCGAGGGAGTCTCCGTCTGGTACCGCTCGTTCCTCGCCTTTCAGCCCGACGCCGCACTCATGGCCGAAGCGCCCATCGGCTTCCAACTGCACGCCCTGACGGCCTTCGGACTGTTCGCGCTGTGGCCCTTCACCCGGCTAGTGCACGTGTTCAGCGCCCCGGTCGGCTACCTCACCCGCCCCTATATCGTCTACCGCACCCGAGACGACGCCACGCTTGGTAGTCGCTCCTCCCGGCGCGGCTGGGACCGGACCTCGCGATGA